In a single window of the Deltaproteobacteria bacterium PRO3 genome:
- a CDS encoding 4a-hydroxytetrahydrobiopterin dehydratase → MTELLKKKCVPCEGGIPKLEGPVLQMMLQEVSGWELRGDRIHKDFRFKNFLQAMDFVNAMARLAEDEGHHPDFCVHYREVAVTIWTHAIGGLSENDFILAAKIDALPPPK, encoded by the coding sequence ATGACCGAGCTCTTAAAGAAGAAATGCGTCCCCTGCGAGGGCGGTATCCCCAAGCTGGAGGGCCCCGTCTTGCAAATGATGCTCCAAGAGGTCTCCGGATGGGAGCTACGGGGGGACCGCATCCACAAGGACTTCCGGTTTAAAAACTTCCTCCAAGCCATGGACTTCGTCAACGCCATGGCCCGACTGGCCGAGGACGAGGGTCACCACCCCGATTTTTGCGTCCATTACCGCGAGGTCGCGGTCACGATCTGGACCCACGCGATCGGGGGCTTGAGCGAGAACGACTTCATCCTCGCCGCGAAGATCGACGCCCTGCCCCCGCCGAAATAA